The genome window ggaaattcaatttatttcgtCCACTCGATATACGGAATtcgcacacaaacaacaacaacaaatacataaCACACTCTGGGGTCATcttgtaattaaatattcattccGATATTCACCTGTATTTTCAACGGAGGCACTCattatttttggcaatgagATAAACTTTTTATTAACTAATTAGCCTCAAAACACACAGCAAAACAgatattgcttttattattatcacaCACACGTATGAAGTGTTTAACTGGCATTTAAAACGGCTTCCCGTTCGCCCATTCCCAGTGAGACAAACAGCAATACGAAGCGAGATGATAGCCGTCCACGCTTGTCAATATCTGAAATACGTCTGAGCATTCATTCGAAAGCTGTTGCCGCCATATAGCAGCAATACACAACGACGTCTGGGCATGAGGTTGGAGTAAGTCAGCGTACAACGCGTCGTATGAGTACTACGAGTAGTGCGAGCAATAAGCGATTATTGCTGCAATTAGACGTATAGTACGGTTCTGGTTCTATTCTGTTCTTTCATAAGTTGATTAACGCTGACGGTAATCGTGGCTACTAGCGTCTGATGATGATATGATATGCTATATgatattgtataatataaatgatTATACAACGGGGTTCTGCATGACTGGCATTTATATATCTCGCCAACAATTGCATTGTTACTTTCTACTAAGCGATGTTGATTACACAGCGAAATTGCACAGTAATTAAATGGCATGCACTGCCATTCATTCTAATCAAATGCATCCGaaaatcagaatcagaatcgtGAATTAGAATTATGTAATGTGGCAATGTGATAAGAAATAAATCACTGTCGGAATTTGGATTTAAGGCTGGTGCTAataattactattattttttattgactaAAACAGAATTCGTTATTTATAACCTTTACTATATAACCTGTACCTGTAGTACTGCACCTGTAGTACTTTTACGACttttcaaaagaaaaacaagtaaggatgctacagtcgagagtgcttgactatgagatacccgcttgatctgcgtgcaaacacaaacaagtaagaaacctacagtcgagtatactcgattgtgagatatccgctacccattttgaataaaagaaatatatttttctcaaaatatactgaatatactgaaaaatactaaaaatataccaaatggtatgtttggtatatcgatatagtaccgcattcaaaatataccatagacggcacaatataccagattgtcagccaaggcaaataagacccctagtatgtaggcgtttttgcccattcaaaagtatttctttaataacttcgataatttttatctgatcgcaaccaaattttcaggaatcataaattctataatagttattgaatatactaaaattcgcaactctagctttaaaattacgcttgttattcaatgtttatgatttgcgggggcggaagtgggcgtggcaaaaatttgaaataaacttgatctgcgtgcaaacataacaaatgctgtcgaagaaaaattatagctctatctcttatagtctctgatatccagtgtttcatacggacagacggacggacggacagacggacagatggacatgtctatatcgtctcggctgttgacactgatcaagaatatatatactttatagggtcggagatgcctccttctacctgttacatacatttcctgccggcacaaagttataatacccttctaccatatgggtagcgggtataaaaatgctgtcaaaagaaattatagctctatctcttatagtctctgagagccagtgtttcatacggacggacggacaggctcacagacggacaggcggacagacggacatggctagatcgtctcggctattgatgctgatcaagaatatatgtacattctttatagggtcggaaatgcctccttctacctgttacacacatttcctgccgacacaaagttataatacacttttaccctatgagtagcgggtataaaaacgtgCATATTCACTATACAAATAGCTAAGCGTGATTGTAAGATTGGACGCAATTATATGTGAACAACCATAATTAATTGCTGACATAATTTGGCTATTCCACGATTTGCTTGATACTGATTTATGATTTGATGTTTGATTAGATATGACCGATTAAAATGGAACAAGCCACACGGTTGGGATAAGATAAGAATGAAAACTCACTCATTTTAATGtaagaaaatcaaatatctAAGCTCAACTACATATGCGAGTGtaaacataataattaatttcatttcaaattaattgaattgcttGATACTGATTTATGGTTTTGACCAATcgatttatttgcaattataattatattgaaattaaggTCTCCGATATGATGTGACAGATTAAAAAGGTAAGAGCGAGAAGATTGAGATAAGATAACAAGtaaaattcacaaattttagtttattgtAAGATAATCAAATTAACAATTCGGGTAAATACTAATTGAGCATCGACTAGAAGTTACCCTATACTTAGTAATCTAGTTAACAGTTTCGTTTCTGCGATTTGGCTGAGGTTAATAAAATTCTCGTTTGTCCCAGAATTAAAAATGGATTCCCACAAACTCGAATAACTTGTTGGCTTATAAACAAATCCAAAAACTTATTTGCAttcttaattatttgttttatgtggAGTTCGAAGCACTTGACGCCAAGCTGAATTGAGCTTCACATGGTTTTCTCTAACACTTTATGCCCTGCTTCTGGTTTTTTGTCAGAGACTGCATCTTGATTCAGTTCGGCGTCGGGAAGCGGCTTCAAGAAGTCCACAGCATCCCAAGGCTGTTGGTCCGTGGTGCCCCAAATGAGATACACTAGATTGCCAACGATGAAGACAAAGGCCGTCATGCCAAATACAATTTGCCACTGACTTCGAGAGCTCTGCAACAAGAGATGGAGGAAAGCAGTTAATAGTTGCGGCATTTCGAGATAAGCATTCGATACTTACGGGTTCCGTAACAATGACGCCCACCAACAAAGGGTTTGGCAGGTTAATAATATTTCCAAATCCATTCACAATGGCCATAACTATGCCCGAATGATTGGGGCTCATATCGATGATGGTCAAAAGGCTGCCAATGCTCGAGCCCGCATTTAAGCCAGCATTAATGGTCATCAGAGCAATGGCCAATTCCGTCTGCGACTTGTCCAAAAACCCGATGCCAATCAGCGCCGCAGCCGGACCCCAATACGCCACCGTGTTGATGGACTTACGCATCGTAGTCAACGACAACCACTTACGGGACATGATCACATCCGCAATGGCCAGATAAACATACGACATGCACCACATGGCCAAAAACGGCAAAGCCGAGAACAAGGCATTGCTCTTGATGTCCATCTCCAGAACCCCGTGCATATACGCTGGCGTCTGCAGCTGCATTGTCGAGAAGGCGCATCCCTGAGCGCTGCGCACAATGAGCAATGCATAGAACGGCGCCGATGTCCACATTGCACGCCAGGGTATCGGTATTTTCTGTACATGGAATCCATCCTCTCGCTTCATCGAACGCTCAATGTAATCACGTTCACTTTCACCGACCATCCACGAGCTAGGCGCATTGTTGGAGCCAAACACCAGCCAAAGTACACACCAGATGAGACACAATCCCGCCGAGACATACGATATGCCCGGCCAGCCCATCGAACTGTCCGCAATGAGTCCGCTAATGCCCATCGCCAGCACTGAGCCACAATCGGCACCTGAATAGGCGATAACACCCAAACGATTGCGATCCTTGGGTGGCGACCATTTGGCCAAATGCTCGTGTATGCAGGGAAATATGAGGCCCTGGAAGAGTCCCATAACGATGCGAAGCACACTGAACGCAACCCAGCCGCCCCAGCTGATGAAGTAAGGTGTCAGTGCGCTCAACACTGCCGAGGCCAAGGTGGGAATGAATAACACAGCTTTGGCGCCAAACATTCGCACCAGAAATCCGGCTGGAAACTGAGTCAAAATATAGCCCCAAGAGAAGCTGGACAGGATGTAGGACCGCTCGGCCTCTGTCCAGTCGTATACCTATAACAAAAACAGTTAATCTTTAACTTCAATGTTCAAGAATTTGCTGTACTTACTGGAAAATCCGAATTGGTTGTCTCCGCATCCGTCATGGCCACAACAGCGATACTCACATTTAGCCGGGCTATATAATTGACGCAAATGGCCAGGAAGAGCAGCACAGCCTGTAGATGTCGTATGCCGATAACGGGACC of Drosophila nasuta strain 15112-1781.00 chromosome 3, ASM2355853v1, whole genome shotgun sequence contains these proteins:
- the LOC132789806 gene encoding putative inorganic phosphate cotransporter isoform X1; its protein translation is MGMGEREAVLNGPVIGIRHLQAVLLFLAICVNYIARLNVSIAVVAMTDAETTNSDFPVYDWTEAERSYILSSFSWGYILTQFPAGFLVRMFGAKAVLFIPTLASAVLSALTPYFISWGGWVAFSVLRIVMGLFQGLIFPCIHEHLAKWSPPKDRNRLGVIAYSGADCGSVLAMGISGLIADSSMGWPGISYVSAGLCLIWCVLWLVFGSNNAPSSWMVGESERDYIERSMKREDGFHVQKIPIPWRAMWTSAPFYALLIVRSAQGCAFSTMQLQTPAYMHGVLEMDIKSNALFSALPFLAMWCMSYVYLAIADVIMSRKWLSLTTMRKSINTVAYWGPAAALIGIGFLDKSQTELAIALMTINAGLNAGSSIGSLLTIIDMSPNHSGIVMAIVNGFGNIINLPNPLLVGVIVTEPSSRSQWQIVFGMTAFVFIVGNLVYLIWGTTDQQPWDAVDFLKPLPDAELNQDAVSDKKPEAGHKVLEKTM
- the LOC132789806 gene encoding putative inorganic phosphate cotransporter isoform X2, whose protein sequence is MSAFVENTGPVIGIRHLQAVLLFLAICVNYIARLNVSIAVVAMTDAETTNSDFPVYDWTEAERSYILSSFSWGYILTQFPAGFLVRMFGAKAVLFIPTLASAVLSALTPYFISWGGWVAFSVLRIVMGLFQGLIFPCIHEHLAKWSPPKDRNRLGVIAYSGADCGSVLAMGISGLIADSSMGWPGISYVSAGLCLIWCVLWLVFGSNNAPSSWMVGESERDYIERSMKREDGFHVQKIPIPWRAMWTSAPFYALLIVRSAQGCAFSTMQLQTPAYMHGVLEMDIKSNALFSALPFLAMWCMSYVYLAIADVIMSRKWLSLTTMRKSINTVAYWGPAAALIGIGFLDKSQTELAIALMTINAGLNAGSSIGSLLTIIDMSPNHSGIVMAIVNGFGNIINLPNPLLVGVIVTEPSSRSQWQIVFGMTAFVFIVGNLVYLIWGTTDQQPWDAVDFLKPLPDAELNQDAVSDKKPEAGHKVLEKTM
- the LOC132789806 gene encoding putative inorganic phosphate cotransporter isoform X3, translated to MTDAETTNSDFPVYDWTEAERSYILSSFSWGYILTQFPAGFLVRMFGAKAVLFIPTLASAVLSALTPYFISWGGWVAFSVLRIVMGLFQGLIFPCIHEHLAKWSPPKDRNRLGVIAYSGADCGSVLAMGISGLIADSSMGWPGISYVSAGLCLIWCVLWLVFGSNNAPSSWMVGESERDYIERSMKREDGFHVQKIPIPWRAMWTSAPFYALLIVRSAQGCAFSTMQLQTPAYMHGVLEMDIKSNALFSALPFLAMWCMSYVYLAIADVIMSRKWLSLTTMRKSINTVAYWGPAAALIGIGFLDKSQTELAIALMTINAGLNAGSSIGSLLTIIDMSPNHSGIVMAIVNGFGNIINLPNPLLVGVIVTEPSSRSQWQIVFGMTAFVFIVGNLVYLIWGTTDQQPWDAVDFLKPLPDAELNQDAVSDKKPEAGHKVLEKTM